A stretch of the Mycobacterium sp. ITM-2016-00317 genome encodes the following:
- a CDS encoding ATP-dependent 6-phosphofructokinase: MRIGVLTGGGDCPGLNAVIRAVVRTCDARYGSSVVGFQDGWRGLLEDRRVQLRNDDRNDRLLAKGGTMLGTARVNPDKLRAGLDQIKQTLEDNGIDVLIPIGGEGTLTAAHWLSEENVPVVGVPKTIDNDIDCTDVTFGHDTALTVATEAIDRLHSTAESHQRVMLVEVMGRHAGWIALNAGLASGAHMTLIPEQPFDVEEVCRLVKQRFVRGDSHFICVVAEGAKPAEGSMQLRSGGIDEFGHERFTGVAQQLAVEVEKRINKEVRVTVLGHVQRGGTPTAYDRVLATRFGVNAADAAHAGEYGMMVSLRGQEIGRVPLEEAVRQLKLVPQSRYDDAAEFFG, translated from the coding sequence ATGCGTATCGGAGTGCTGACCGGCGGAGGTGACTGTCCAGGGCTGAACGCCGTGATCCGCGCGGTGGTCCGCACCTGTGACGCGCGGTACGGATCGTCGGTGGTCGGTTTCCAGGACGGATGGCGTGGGCTGCTGGAGGACCGGCGGGTCCAGCTGCGCAACGACGACCGCAACGACCGGCTGCTCGCCAAGGGCGGCACCATGCTCGGTACCGCACGGGTCAACCCCGACAAACTGCGGGCCGGGCTGGACCAGATCAAGCAGACGCTGGAGGACAACGGCATCGACGTGCTCATCCCGATCGGGGGAGAGGGCACACTGACCGCCGCGCACTGGCTGTCCGAGGAGAACGTCCCCGTCGTCGGGGTGCCCAAGACGATCGACAACGACATCGACTGCACCGACGTGACGTTCGGCCACGACACCGCGCTGACCGTCGCGACCGAGGCCATCGACCGGCTGCACAGCACCGCCGAATCCCATCAGCGGGTGATGCTGGTCGAGGTGATGGGCCGCCACGCCGGCTGGATCGCGCTCAACGCCGGGCTGGCCTCGGGAGCCCACATGACCCTGATCCCCGAGCAGCCGTTCGACGTCGAAGAGGTGTGCCGGCTGGTCAAACAGCGCTTCGTGCGCGGTGATTCGCACTTCATCTGCGTGGTCGCCGAGGGCGCGAAGCCGGCCGAGGGCTCCATGCAGCTGCGCAGCGGCGGCATCGACGAGTTCGGTCACGAGCGGTTCACCGGCGTGGCCCAGCAGCTCGCGGTCGAGGTGGAGAAGCGGATCAACAAGGAGGTCCGCGTCACGGTGCTCGGCCACGTGCAGCGCGGCGGGACGCCCACCGCCTACGACCGCGTGCTGGCCACCCGGTTCGGCGTCAACGCCGCCGACGCCGCACACGCCGGCGAGTACGGGATGATGGTGTCGCTGCGGGGCCAGGAGATCGGCCGGGTGCCGCTGGAGGAGGCGGTCCGCCAGCTCAAGCTGGTGCCGCAGAGCCGCTACGACGACGCCGCCGAGTTCTTCGGCTGA
- the gatA gene encoding Asp-tRNA(Asn)/Glu-tRNA(Gln) amidotransferase subunit GatA, with protein MTDTELIRLDAATLAAKIAAKEVSSTEVTQACLDQIAATDEQYHAFLHVAADRALEAAAAVDKAAAAGAEPASPLAGVPLALKDVFTTTDMPTTCGSKILDGWTSPYDATVTAKLRAAGIPILGKTNMDEFAMGSSTENSAYGPTRNPWDTDRVPGGSGGGSAAALAAFQAPLAIGTDTGGSIRQPAALTATVGVKPTYGTVSRYGLVACASSLDQGGPCARTVLDTALLHQVIAGHDPRDSTSVDAPVPDIVGAARAGAEGDLNGVRIGVVKQLRSGEGYQPGVLASFNAAVEQLTALGAEISEVDCPHFDYSLPAYYLILPSEVSSNLAKFDGMRYGLRAGDDGTHSAEEVMAITRAAGFGPEVKRRIMIGTYALSAGYYDAYYNQAQKVRTLIARDLEQAYRSVDVLVSPATPSTAFRLGEKVDDPLAMYLFDLCTLPLNLAGHCGMSVPSGLSADDNLPVGLQIMAPALADDRLYRVGAAYETARGPMPTAL; from the coding sequence ATGACCGACACCGAGCTGATCAGGCTGGACGCCGCCACCCTCGCGGCGAAGATCGCGGCCAAGGAGGTGTCCTCGACCGAGGTGACCCAGGCCTGCCTGGACCAGATCGCGGCCACCGACGAGCAGTACCACGCGTTCCTGCACGTCGCCGCGGACCGGGCACTGGAAGCCGCCGCGGCGGTGGACAAGGCGGCGGCAGCCGGCGCCGAACCGGCCTCCCCGCTGGCCGGTGTGCCGCTGGCGCTCAAGGACGTCTTCACGACCACCGACATGCCCACCACCTGCGGATCCAAGATCCTGGACGGCTGGACCTCGCCCTACGACGCGACGGTCACCGCGAAGCTGCGCGCCGCGGGCATCCCGATCCTGGGCAAGACCAACATGGACGAGTTCGCGATGGGGTCGTCGACGGAGAACTCGGCGTACGGCCCCACCCGCAACCCGTGGGACACCGACCGGGTGCCCGGCGGGTCGGGCGGCGGCAGTGCCGCGGCGCTCGCGGCGTTCCAGGCCCCGCTGGCCATCGGCACCGACACCGGCGGATCGATCCGCCAGCCCGCCGCGCTGACGGCCACCGTGGGCGTGAAGCCGACCTACGGCACGGTGTCCCGGTACGGGCTGGTGGCATGCGCGTCGTCGCTGGACCAGGGCGGGCCGTGCGCGCGCACCGTGCTCGACACCGCGCTGCTGCACCAGGTCATCGCGGGGCACGACCCGAGGGACTCGACGTCGGTGGACGCTCCGGTGCCCGACATCGTCGGCGCCGCCCGCGCAGGCGCCGAGGGCGACCTCAACGGTGTGCGCATCGGCGTGGTCAAGCAGCTGCGCAGCGGCGAGGGCTACCAGCCCGGCGTGCTCGCGTCGTTCAACGCCGCCGTCGAGCAGCTGACCGCGCTCGGCGCCGAGATCAGCGAGGTCGACTGCCCGCACTTCGACTACTCGCTGCCCGCCTACTACCTGATCCTGCCGTCGGAGGTGTCGTCGAACCTGGCGAAGTTCGACGGCATGCGTTACGGGCTGCGGGCCGGCGACGACGGCACCCACAGTGCCGAGGAGGTCATGGCGATCACCCGGGCGGCCGGCTTCGGCCCCGAGGTCAAGCGCCGCATCATGATCGGCACCTACGCGCTGTCGGCCGGCTACTACGACGCCTATTACAACCAGGCCCAGAAGGTGCGCACGCTGATCGCGCGCGACCTCGAGCAGGCCTACCGCAGCGTCGACGTGCTGGTCTCGCCTGCTACTCCGTCCACGGCGTTCCGCCTCGGGGAGAAGGTCGACGATCCGCTGGCCATGTACCTGTTCGACCTGTGCACGCTGCCGTTGAACCTGGCCGGGCACTGCGGGATGTCGGTGCCGTCGGGGCTGTCGGCCGACGACAATCTGCCCGTAGGCCTGCAGATCATGGCGCCCGCGCTGGCCGACGACCGCCTCTATCGGGTGGGTGCGGCCTACGAAACCGCGCGAGGACCGATGCCGACCGCGCTCTGA
- a CDS encoding amino acid-binding protein, whose protein sequence is MPSYLLRVQLEDRPGSLGSLAVALGSVGADILSLDVVERSAGYAVDDLVVELPLGAMPDMLITAAEKLKGVYVDSIRPHTGLLEAHRELELIDHVAAADGTLKRLQVLVDEAPRVLRVGWCTVVQLTDTGSERVVGSAGAPETQAAETPWLPLQRAAALDATADWVPQVWRDMDTTLAAAPLGDPRTAMLLGRPGGPAFRPSEVARLGYLAGIVTTIIS, encoded by the coding sequence GTGCCTTCGTATCTGCTGCGGGTCCAGCTCGAGGACAGGCCGGGCAGCCTCGGTTCCCTGGCCGTCGCGCTGGGCTCGGTGGGCGCCGACATTCTGTCCCTGGACGTGGTGGAACGCTCCGCCGGTTACGCGGTCGACGATCTGGTGGTCGAGCTTCCGTTGGGCGCGATGCCCGACATGCTGATCACCGCCGCCGAGAAGCTCAAGGGCGTCTACGTCGACAGCATCCGCCCGCACACCGGGCTGCTGGAGGCGCACCGCGAGCTGGAGCTGATCGATCACGTGGCCGCGGCCGACGGCACGCTCAAGCGGCTGCAGGTACTGGTCGACGAGGCGCCGCGGGTGCTGCGGGTCGGCTGGTGCACCGTCGTGCAACTGACCGACACCGGTTCCGAGCGCGTGGTGGGCAGCGCTGGCGCCCCCGAGACACAGGCCGCCGAGACGCCCTGGTTGCCGCTGCAGCGCGCCGCGGCGCTGGACGCGACCGCGGACTGGGTGCCCCAGGTGTGGCGCGACATGGACACCACGCTGGCGGCCGCGCCGCTGGGCGATCCGCGGACTGCGATGCTGCTCGGCCGCCCCGGTGGGCCGGCGTTCCGCCCGAGTGAGGTCGCCCGCCTCGGCTACCTGGCCGGCATCGTCACCACGATCATCAGCTGA
- a CDS encoding MmcQ/YjbR family DNA-binding protein → MPHPLMFGDDDPGLAELRDIALGFPGAFEKISWGRPVFCVPKMFAMYGGSVKTSTKGRYLQYPHSVLVKVDESDRRALEQDARFFFPAYLGPFGWLGLDLDAAPVDWAEVTELLDASYRMTAAKKLIRQLDDA, encoded by the coding sequence ATGCCGCACCCGCTGATGTTCGGCGACGACGACCCCGGCCTGGCCGAACTCCGGGACATCGCCCTCGGTTTTCCCGGGGCCTTCGAGAAGATCTCCTGGGGCAGGCCGGTGTTCTGCGTGCCGAAGATGTTCGCCATGTACGGCGGAAGCGTCAAGACCTCCACCAAGGGCCGGTACCTGCAGTACCCGCACTCGGTGCTGGTCAAGGTCGACGAGAGCGACCGGCGCGCGCTCGAACAGGACGCCAGGTTCTTCTTCCCGGCCTACCTGGGCCCCTTCGGCTGGCTCGGACTCGACCTGGACGCCGCGCCGGTGGACTGGGCCGAGGTCACCGAACTGCTCGACGCGTCCTACCGGATGACCGCGGCGAAGAAATTGATCCGACAGCTCGACGACGCCTGA
- the gatC gene encoding Asp-tRNA(Asn)/Glu-tRNA(Gln) amidotransferase subunit GatC, whose protein sequence is MSQISRDEVAHLARLARLALTDSELDSFVGQLDAILGHVGQIQAVDVTGVEATDNPLTDVNVFRSDDPQPSLSQDDALAAAPNAADGRFAVPRILGEPE, encoded by the coding sequence GTGTCACAGATCTCCCGCGACGAGGTAGCGCACTTGGCGCGTCTCGCTCGACTCGCCCTGACCGACAGCGAATTGGACAGCTTTGTCGGTCAGTTGGACGCCATCCTGGGCCATGTCGGCCAGATCCAGGCCGTCGACGTCACCGGCGTCGAAGCCACCGACAACCCGTTGACCGACGTCAACGTGTTCCGGTCCGACGACCCGCAGCCGAGCCTGTCCCAGGACGACGCGCTGGCCGCCGCGCCGAACGCCGCCGACGGGCGCTTCGCGGTGCCGCGAATCCTAGGAGAGCCCGAATGA